The proteins below are encoded in one region of Mycteria americana isolate JAX WOST 10 ecotype Jacksonville Zoo and Gardens chromosome 22, USCA_MyAme_1.0, whole genome shotgun sequence:
- the LOC142419702 gene encoding olfactory receptor 6B1-like, with protein sequence MKNQTTINEFILLGFSYRLQVQFLLYLVFLVTYMVTITENAIIIFVVKRNHHLQKPMYYFLGNLSFLEIWYVSVTLPRLLFGFWSQSITISFSSCMTQLYFFISLMCTECVLLAVMAYDRYLAVCHPLRYPAIMTHKLCFQLSILSWAGGFSISLVKVSFISRLTFCGPQVINHFFCDISPVLNLSCTDMSLAETVDFVLALVVLLIPLLIIVFSYCCILSTILCMPSAQGRRKAFSTCTSHFTVVIIFFSATLFMYARPRRIHPFNLNKIVSVFYAVFTPALNPLIYCLRNKEVKEILRKVIGTSCSAH encoded by the coding sequence ATGAAGAACCAAACTACTATCAATGAGTTCATTCTTCTGGGATTTTCCTATAGGCTGCAGGTCCAGTTCTTACTTTACCTGGTCTTTCTGGTCACCTACATGGTAACAATCACTGAGAATGCAATCATCATCTTTGTGGTGAAAAGGAACCATCACCTCCAAAAGCCCATGTATTATTTCCTGGGgaacttgtccttcctggagattTGGTACGTCTCAGTAACATTGCCTAGGCTTTTGTTTGGGTTCTGGTCACAGAGCATCACCATCTCATTCTCCAGCTGCATGACCCAGTTATACTTCTTTATCTCCCTTATGTGCACTGAATGTGTCCTCTTGGCTGtaatggcctatgaccgctattTGGCTGTCTGCCATCCCCTGCGCTACCCAGCCATCATGACGCACAAGTTGTGCTTTCAGCTGTCAATTCTCTCATGGGCAGGAggcttttccatttccttggtCAAGGTGTCTTTTATTTCACGCCTCACATTTTGTGGTCCACAAGTCATAAACCACTTCTTCTGTGACATATCTCCAGTCCTGAACCTTTCCTGCACTGACATGTCCCTTGCAGAGACTGTGGACTTTGTATTAGCCTTGGTGGTCCTGCTGATACCTCTCTTGATCATTGTTTTCTCTTACTGCTGTATCTTGTCAACTATCTTGTGTATGCCTTCAGCCCAAGGACGGAGAAAAGCCTTTTCCACTTGTACCTCCCATTTCACTGTGGTCATTATCTTTTTCTCAGCCACTCTCTTCATGTACGCCAGGCCCAGGAGGATCCATCCATTCAACCTCAACAAAATAGTGTCTGTCTTTTATGCTGTATTCACTCCAGCACTGAACCCTCTAATCTATTGCCTGAGGAACAAGGAGGTGAAAGAGATTCTGAGAAAGGTCATAGGTACAAGCTGCTCTGCACACTGA